The Vibrio tasmaniensis genome includes a region encoding these proteins:
- the thiM gene encoding hydroxyethylthiazole kinase, with protein MLTEQIIQSLRAVREQKPLVVNITNYVVMNNTANALLAIGASPIMAHSQQELAEMMSFSGALVINIGTLDSVWTPRMCFAVEQANANNKVVVLDPVGCGASTLRTETSREIARLADKLIIRGNASEIIALAGEQAQSKGVDALDSSDAALGAAQCLVAEYGANVVISGETDYVVTKDSVVTLNNGHSMMPYVTGMGCTLTALTGAFAAVGDESGLAAAAVLGVVGEIAAENSRGPGSLQMNLLDELYQLDEETLIRRLKIQ; from the coding sequence ATGCTAACTGAACAAATCATCCAATCGTTGCGCGCAGTACGAGAGCAAAAACCACTGGTTGTGAACATCACCAACTACGTCGTGATGAACAATACGGCCAATGCGTTATTGGCGATTGGCGCTTCGCCTATCATGGCGCACTCGCAGCAAGAACTGGCTGAGATGATGTCTTTCTCTGGCGCGCTTGTGATCAACATTGGCACGCTCGACAGTGTTTGGACGCCAAGAATGTGTTTTGCTGTTGAGCAAGCGAACGCGAACAACAAGGTTGTGGTGCTTGATCCTGTGGGTTGTGGCGCAAGTACGCTGCGTACCGAGACTTCTCGTGAAATCGCACGCTTAGCCGACAAGTTGATCATTCGTGGTAACGCGTCTGAGATTATCGCGTTAGCGGGTGAGCAAGCACAGAGCAAAGGCGTTGATGCGCTAGATAGCAGTGATGCAGCATTAGGCGCAGCGCAATGCTTAGTGGCTGAATACGGCGCGAATGTGGTGATTTCTGGTGAGACGGATTACGTTGTTACGAAAGACAGCGTGGTGACGTTAAACAATGGTCACTCAATGATGCCGTATGTGACGGGCATGGGTTGTACCTTAACGGCATTGACGGGCGCATTTGCTGCTGTTGGTGATGAAAGTGGTTTGGCTGCTGCGGCTGTGTTGGGTGTGGTTGGTGAAATTGCTGCTGAAAACTCACGCGGCCCGGGTAGCTTGCAAATGAACCTGCTTGATGAACTTTATCAATTAGATGAAGAGACTCTGATTCGACGTCTGAAGATTCAGTAG